Proteins encoded in a region of the Candidatus Binatia bacterium genome:
- a CDS encoding lyase family protein encodes MSATKDSGPPSKGQGEGARLKEGPARELVEASFAREIADAPILYRGLSLSDFAHILMLMEVGVVPDEPGRALLAHLLDLHDVPLEDFPLDPTIEDVYSNREAWVKARDEAVAGWMGAGRPRREPATIAYRIAVRDRLLELAAETIAAAEALIAQAEAHPTTVMPDYTYLQPATPTSLGHYLLSFTFPLLRDLDRLREVFARNNQCPGGIGNINGSRLPLARSRLAELLAFDGAIENTRDAMWQVDQPIEVLTQVLTHLLHLDRLAEDLQIWNTQEFGLVELADRHTRISMIMPQKKNPYSLAFVRGITGSVMGRLVSMAAVGKTPSAQMDNRIFALGEVPRALDDGIRTTRLMAGVLAGLTFDTDLMRQRAGKGFTTSMDLAELVMQAEGLSYRQSHRLVALAVRLEIEADPKADSVTLARLDDAAQQVLGRSLGIDEAALQSLRDPAEVVDTRRGVGGAAAEPVAAMIKECRAALGEHAAWRQQTADRLRTKEEALLELARERAASA; translated from the coding sequence TTGAGCGCAACGAAGGACAGCGGTCCTCCCTCCAAAGGGCAGGGGGAGGGCGCTCGACTGAAGGAAGGGCCCGCGCGCGAACTCGTCGAGGCATCGTTTGCCCGTGAGATCGCGGATGCACCCATTCTCTATCGCGGGCTGAGCCTCTCCGATTTCGCGCATATTCTGATGTTGATGGAGGTCGGCGTCGTTCCGGACGAGCCGGGCCGCGCGTTGCTGGCGCACCTCCTCGACTTGCACGACGTGCCGCTCGAAGACTTCCCGCTCGATCCGACGATCGAAGACGTCTACTCCAATCGCGAGGCGTGGGTGAAGGCGCGCGACGAAGCTGTTGCGGGTTGGATGGGCGCCGGGAGGCCCCGTCGGGAACCGGCGACCATCGCTTACCGGATCGCGGTTCGAGACCGGCTGCTCGAGTTGGCGGCCGAGACGATTGCGGCGGCCGAAGCCCTGATCGCACAAGCGGAAGCGCATCCGACGACGGTGATGCCGGACTACACGTACTTGCAGCCTGCGACACCGACGAGCCTCGGGCACTACTTGCTGTCATTCACGTTCCCGCTTCTTCGCGATCTAGACCGTCTGCGCGAAGTCTTTGCGCGCAACAATCAGTGCCCCGGTGGAATCGGCAACATCAATGGCTCGCGCCTCCCACTCGCGCGATCGCGCCTTGCCGAGCTACTCGCCTTCGACGGCGCCATTGAGAACACCCGGGATGCGATGTGGCAGGTCGATCAACCGATTGAAGTCTTGACCCAGGTGCTGACGCATCTGCTCCATCTGGACCGACTCGCCGAGGATCTGCAGATCTGGAACACGCAGGAGTTCGGCTTGGTGGAGCTCGCCGACCGACACACGCGGATCAGCATGATCATGCCGCAAAAGAAAAACCCTTACTCTCTGGCCTTCGTTCGTGGCATCACGGGGAGCGTGATGGGCCGTCTCGTCTCCATGGCTGCGGTGGGTAAGACCCCCTCGGCTCAGATGGACAATCGAATATTTGCCCTGGGTGAGGTGCCGCGCGCGCTGGACGACGGCATTCGCACGACGAGGCTCATGGCCGGGGTTCTAGCCGGACTCACGTTCGACACGGACCTGATGCGGCAGCGCGCAGGAAAAGGCTTCACCACGTCGATGGACCTGGCCGAACTCGTCATGCAGGCCGAAGGGCTCTCCTACCGTCAATCGCATCGTCTGGTCGCTCTGGCGGTCCGGCTCGAGATCGAAGCCGACCCGAAGGCAGACAGTGTCACCCTGGCACGGCTCGACGACGCGGCACAGCAGGTGCTGGGCCGTTCTCTGGGGATCGATGAGGCGGCGCTCCAGTCGCTGCGGGATCCAGCCGAAGTAGTGGATACGAGAAGGGGTGTAGGGGGGGCGGCCGCAGAGCCGGTCGCCGCCATGATCAAAGAGTGCCGGGCCGCACTGGGGGAACACGCAGCCTGGCGTCAGCAGACCGCCGATCGACTACGAACAAAAGAGGAGGCGTTGCTTGAACTCGCACGTGAGCGAGCGGCTTCGGCCTGA
- a CDS encoding YdcF family protein: MESLGQRAMDLGLDPLAFRLTRPLRVEPDLRPRPWIVVLSGGITSKGLLNATTQARVEWAAQLYRDGLAQHLVVSGGPRRPGRPPSGPAMKALAVDFGVPEDQIEIEGHSSRTAENAEEVASLVRKRGEPSILLVTSAIHMRRAKLCFQKQGVDVGAAPVPRIEGEPPERASVVSQALHEYIGLLYYGLRRWI, from the coding sequence GTGGAGTCCCTCGGCCAGCGTGCCATGGACCTCGGGCTGGACCCGCTCGCCTTCCGCCTGACCCGGCCCTTGCGCGTGGAGCCGGATCTGCGCCCGAGGCCCTGGATCGTGGTCCTGAGCGGTGGAATCACGTCGAAAGGCCTGCTGAACGCGACCACCCAGGCCCGGGTGGAATGGGCGGCTCAGCTGTACCGGGACGGCCTCGCGCAGCACCTGGTCGTGAGCGGCGGCCCCCGGCGGCCCGGCCGGCCCCCGAGCGGCCCGGCCATGAAAGCCCTCGCGGTCGATTTCGGCGTCCCCGAGGACCAGATCGAGATCGAGGGCCACTCCAGCCGGACCGCGGAGAACGCCGAGGAGGTGGCCTCCCTGGTCCGAAAGCGCGGCGAACCCTCCATCCTCCTCGTGACCAGCGCGATCCACATGCGCCGAGCCAAGCTCTGCTTCCAAAAGCAGGGCGTGGACGTCGGCGCGGCGCCGGTCCCCCGGATCGAGGGGGAACCGCCCGAGCGCGCGAGCGTCGTCTCCCAAGCGCTGCACGAGTACATCGGACTGCTCTACTACGGTCTGCGCCGCTGGATCTGA
- a CDS encoding PA0069 family radical SAM protein — protein sequence MSTAQLPGRGTGLEPPNRFDGIQLLRADLDQERQSQIDQGLEPTSPAIATSFHRDASRSILAGNNSPDIGFQYSLNPYRGCEHGCIYCYARPSHETLGWNAGIDFETRITVKEEAPFLLRAAFFSARWEPQTVALSGNTDCYQPIERQLRITRRCLEVFAEFRNPVAIITKSALVARDADLLASLARRHAAQVRISITTLDSTIARRMEPRAASPERRLDAIRRLTDAGVPTAVMIAPVIPGLTDEEIPRILEAAADAGAQSASWTLVRLPHPVEELFVEWLGRHFPDRRDRVVHRIQETRGGSGRLSDSKFGRRMRGQGEYARTLAALFAASARRYRLDSPLRPLDTSSFRRPPTPGEQLALL from the coding sequence ATGTCGACCGCACAACTCCCGGGCCGAGGAACCGGTCTCGAACCGCCCAACCGATTCGACGGCATCCAGCTGCTCCGGGCCGATCTCGACCAGGAACGACAGAGCCAGATCGATCAGGGTCTCGAGCCGACCAGCCCGGCGATCGCCACCTCGTTTCACCGCGACGCCAGCCGCTCGATCCTGGCCGGGAACAACAGCCCTGACATCGGCTTCCAGTACAGCCTAAACCCGTACCGAGGTTGCGAGCACGGCTGCATCTACTGCTACGCCCGCCCCAGCCACGAGACCCTTGGCTGGAACGCGGGCATCGACTTCGAAACCCGAATCACAGTGAAGGAGGAGGCTCCCTTCCTCTTGCGCGCGGCCTTCTTCTCCGCGCGTTGGGAGCCTCAAACGGTTGCGCTCTCCGGCAACACCGACTGCTACCAGCCGATCGAGCGTCAGCTCCGCATCACGCGGCGTTGCCTCGAAGTGTTCGCCGAGTTCCGCAACCCCGTGGCGATCATCACCAAGTCCGCCCTCGTGGCGAGGGACGCCGACCTCCTGGCGTCCCTCGCCCGCCGCCACGCGGCGCAGGTCCGGATCTCGATCACCACTCTCGATTCGACCATCGCCCGTCGCATGGAACCTCGAGCCGCAAGCCCCGAACGACGCCTGGACGCCATCCGACGCCTCACCGACGCCGGGGTGCCCACCGCCGTGATGATCGCTCCGGTGATCCCCGGGCTGACCGACGAGGAGATCCCCCGAATCCTCGAAGCCGCCGCCGATGCCGGCGCGCAGAGTGCCAGCTGGACCCTGGTACGACTCCCCCACCCCGTAGAGGAACTGTTCGTCGAATGGCTCGGGCGCCACTTCCCCGACCGACGAGACCGCGTCGTCCACCGGATTCAGGAAACACGCGGCGGCAGCGGTCGCCTGTCCGACTCCAAGTTCGGCCGCCGCATGCGGGGCCAAGGCGAGTACGCGCGCACCCTTGCCGCCCTCTTCGCCGCGAGCGCGCGGCGCTACCGGCTCGATTCACCGCTTCGCCCCCTCGACACCTCATCGTTCCGACGCCCGCCCACGCCAGGAGAGCAACTCGCGCTGCTCTAG
- a CDS encoding response regulator, whose protein sequence is MGTPRVGDRLRAVLHSETQPVLADHIRGLCWLAAISISFSILPDLKLTGVGQVVLISTKLGGVLISFLGLLVIRRLATGEWRALAVTSAGLVLCVLAVPTVGAIVYADPVRGAFTLTFISVATGVAFPWGTRPQIAVALAAALGVTAEVAFQEPAVSVPANTLVAAFAFISASVWLASVLDRQRRERARADLLQEGQQRVLELVARDAPLEEVFHALIDSVQEREPSLRAAVRLLCSEEDVPVLSLNSAPALPEQFVIETLVVPIGPSEGASGTAAFRAQRVVTPDIQSDPLWKHDRAVALASGLRGCWAEPIRGADGTLLGTISAYYEVARDPSQAQFELLEMAANLSAIAIERARSHEALVAARDVAEEAARAKGEFVANMSHEIRTPLNGVIGMTGLLLDTKLDQEQNEYAGIIRTSGESLLSIINDILDFSKIESGRVELEEQPYEIGRCVTEAMDLVSLRAAEQSLELAYCLGPDVPQIVLGDITRVRQILANLLGNAVKFTERGEIVVSVEVRSRDGDACELEFSVRDTGIGIPADRVERLFQPFTQVDSSTTRRYGGTGLGLVIARRFSEMMGGEMSVETEEGLGSTFRFTIQTRAAATTNSDGNLKLDTLRGRRLLVVDDNATNRVILEREGRSWGMDVQCASSGAEALAWIQQGGRYDIAVLDFLMPDMDGVSLGRELRNQSAVRLAPRILLSSVAADDMGAFRIDDDARGEFTAVLTKPIHLGQLERVLASALGPPETEANRPANPSEVDCKLERRHPLRVLLAEDNRINQRVAIKMLERMGYRADVAANGAEAVEAISRQPYDVILMDMQMPEMDGLAATERIRATLPANSQPRIIAMTANASVQDRETCLSSGMDDFLRKPVVARDLETALEKATPILRSNVTAPIEPHPV, encoded by the coding sequence ATGGGAACGCCCAGAGTAGGAGACCGGCTCCGTGCGGTCCTCCATAGCGAAACACAGCCGGTTCTCGCCGACCACATACGCGGCCTGTGCTGGCTCGCGGCGATCTCGATCTCCTTCTCGATCCTGCCCGATCTGAAGCTGACCGGCGTCGGCCAGGTCGTGCTGATCTCGACGAAGCTCGGCGGCGTTTTGATCTCGTTCCTCGGCCTCCTCGTCATCCGCCGGCTCGCGACGGGAGAGTGGCGAGCTCTCGCGGTCACCTCGGCAGGCCTGGTGTTGTGCGTTCTCGCAGTCCCGACGGTCGGTGCGATCGTGTACGCGGACCCGGTTCGCGGAGCGTTCACCCTCACCTTCATCTCCGTGGCGACGGGAGTCGCCTTCCCATGGGGCACCCGCCCGCAGATTGCCGTCGCGTTGGCCGCGGCTCTCGGCGTGACCGCAGAGGTTGCCTTCCAGGAGCCGGCGGTCTCCGTCCCCGCCAACACGCTCGTCGCGGCGTTCGCCTTCATCAGTGCGAGTGTCTGGCTCGCTTCAGTGCTCGATCGCCAGCGGCGCGAGAGAGCACGAGCCGATCTCCTGCAAGAAGGGCAGCAGCGGGTCCTCGAGTTGGTCGCGCGAGACGCGCCACTCGAAGAGGTCTTTCACGCCCTGATCGACAGCGTCCAAGAGCGAGAGCCGTCGCTACGCGCCGCCGTGCGACTGCTCTGCTCCGAAGAGGACGTCCCCGTCCTGTCGCTGAACTCCGCCCCCGCGCTTCCCGAGCAATTCGTGATCGAGACCCTGGTGGTACCCATCGGCCCGAGTGAAGGCGCAAGTGGGACCGCGGCCTTCCGCGCGCAACGCGTGGTGACACCCGACATCCAGTCCGACCCTCTTTGGAAGCACGACCGCGCGGTTGCGCTCGCGAGCGGCTTGCGCGGCTGCTGGGCCGAGCCGATCCGAGGCGCCGACGGAACTCTACTCGGCACCATCAGCGCCTACTACGAAGTCGCTCGCGACCCCTCGCAGGCGCAGTTCGAACTCCTCGAGATGGCAGCCAACCTGAGCGCCATCGCGATCGAGCGCGCTCGCTCCCACGAGGCACTCGTCGCCGCACGCGACGTCGCTGAAGAGGCGGCGCGCGCCAAGGGCGAGTTCGTCGCGAACATGAGCCACGAGATTCGGACGCCCCTCAACGGCGTGATCGGCATGACCGGGCTGCTTCTCGATACGAAACTCGATCAGGAGCAGAACGAGTACGCGGGCATCATTCGCACGAGTGGCGAGAGTCTTCTTTCGATCATCAACGACATCCTCGACTTCTCGAAGATCGAGTCCGGGCGGGTCGAACTCGAAGAACAACCCTACGAAATCGGACGCTGCGTGACCGAGGCCATGGATCTCGTCTCGCTACGTGCCGCCGAGCAGAGCCTCGAACTCGCGTACTGCCTCGGACCCGACGTGCCCCAGATAGTCCTGGGCGACATCACCCGCGTGCGACAGATTCTGGCGAACCTGCTCGGCAACGCGGTCAAGTTCACCGAACGCGGCGAAATCGTCGTTTCGGTCGAAGTGCGCTCGCGCGACGGAGACGCCTGCGAACTCGAGTTCTCTGTACGCGACACGGGGATCGGCATTCCTGCCGACCGCGTCGAACGGCTCTTCCAACCGTTCACCCAGGTCGACTCGTCCACAACGCGCCGCTACGGCGGTACGGGGCTCGGCCTCGTCATCGCCCGCCGGTTCTCCGAGATGATGGGCGGTGAGATGTCCGTCGAGACCGAGGAAGGCCTCGGCTCGACGTTCCGGTTCACCATCCAGACGCGAGCGGCGGCTACCACCAACTCCGATGGCAACTTGAAGCTCGACACCCTCCGAGGCCGTCGCCTCCTCGTCGTGGACGACAATGCAACGAACCGCGTGATCCTCGAGCGCGAAGGCCGGTCCTGGGGCATGGACGTACAATGCGCCTCGTCGGGAGCTGAGGCCCTCGCGTGGATCCAGCAAGGAGGCCGCTACGACATCGCGGTCCTCGACTTCCTCATGCCGGACATGGACGGCGTCTCGCTCGGACGCGAGCTGCGAAACCAGAGCGCCGTGCGACTGGCGCCCCGGATTCTCCTGAGCTCCGTTGCTGCCGACGACATGGGCGCGTTCCGTATCGACGACGACGCGCGCGGAGAGTTCACCGCCGTGCTCACCAAGCCGATCCACCTCGGCCAGTTGGAACGCGTGCTCGCCAGCGCGCTGGGCCCGCCTGAAACCGAGGCGAACCGCCCGGCGAACCCCTCCGAGGTCGATTGCAAACTCGAACGACGTCACCCGCTGCGGGTGCTCCTCGCCGAGGACAATCGCATCAACCAGCGCGTCGCGATCAAGATGCTCGAGCGCATGGGCTACCGTGCCGACGTCGCCGCGAACGGCGCCGAAGCCGTCGAGGCCATCTCACGCCAGCCATACGACGTCATTTTAATGGACATGCAGATGCCCGAGATGGACGGCCTCGCGGCGACGGAGCGAATCCGCGCGACCCTTCCTGCGAACTCGCAACCGCGGATTATCGCCATGACGGCGAACGCTTCCGTGCAGGATCGCGAGACGTGTCTCTCTTCCGGCATGGACGATTTCCTGAGGAAACCGGTCGTCGCACGCGATCTCGAAACAGCGCTCGAGAAGGCAACGCCGATCCTACGCTCCAACGTCACGGCTCCGATCGAACCGCATCCCGTCTAG
- the dinB gene encoding DNA polymerase IV, which produces MPRSPVILHADMDAFYASVEQRDRPELRGRPVVVGGKPPRGVVSAASYEARRFGVHSAMPAIEAQRRCPEAVFLSGDLGKYGRVSKQIRAVFEEFSPDIEPLSLDEAFIDITSTMRALRADSPLEVGERLKARVMEDVGLVVSVGIGPVKMVAKIASDLSKPDGLLEVPAGEVRSFLKPLPISRLWGVGAVTEEKLRLRGILTIGDLAQIEDRAVPTGLRRLWHLAQGDDVRTIERDRDARSYGEENTFAIDVEDDQILGDVIGQHAEAVARRLRRDEVLARVVRLKVKSTEKLERPGGYRSYTRQLTLPEATDDGATLAEAARALLRDGELPRPIRLVGVTAAGIQQVEQGGGRQLSIFDAPRKHELNEALDKIADRHGKDAVRRGAGGVVRASLTSQIKRGD; this is translated from the coding sequence ATGCCTCGGTCACCCGTCATTCTGCACGCCGACATGGACGCCTTCTACGCGTCGGTCGAACAGCGCGATCGACCCGAGTTGCGGGGCCGTCCGGTCGTGGTGGGGGGGAAGCCGCCGCGGGGCGTGGTATCGGCGGCATCGTACGAGGCGCGTCGTTTCGGCGTGCATTCGGCAATGCCGGCGATCGAAGCGCAACGCCGCTGTCCCGAGGCCGTGTTCCTCTCCGGTGATCTGGGAAAGTACGGCCGGGTCTCGAAGCAGATTCGGGCGGTGTTCGAGGAGTTTTCCCCGGACATCGAGCCGCTCTCCCTCGACGAGGCCTTCATCGACATCACGTCGACCATGCGGGCCCTCCGGGCGGACTCACCGCTCGAAGTTGGAGAGCGGCTGAAGGCCCGCGTGATGGAAGACGTCGGACTCGTGGTTTCGGTCGGAATCGGGCCCGTGAAGATGGTCGCGAAAATCGCGAGTGATCTGTCGAAGCCCGACGGTCTGCTTGAGGTGCCCGCCGGCGAGGTCCGGAGCTTCCTCAAGCCGCTGCCGATCTCGCGCCTGTGGGGAGTCGGTGCCGTCACCGAAGAGAAGCTGCGTCTGAGGGGAATCCTCACCATCGGCGATCTGGCTCAGATCGAAGATCGCGCGGTCCCCACGGGGCTTCGGAGGCTCTGGCACCTTGCCCAGGGAGACGACGTGCGGACGATCGAGCGCGACCGGGACGCGCGCTCGTACGGCGAGGAAAACACGTTTGCGATTGATGTCGAAGACGACCAGATACTCGGAGACGTCATCGGACAGCATGCGGAAGCCGTGGCGCGACGCCTGCGACGCGACGAAGTTCTCGCACGCGTCGTTCGGCTGAAGGTCAAGTCGACCGAGAAGCTCGAGCGCCCGGGAGGGTACCGCTCCTACACCCGCCAACTCACGCTGCCTGAGGCGACCGACGACGGCGCGACTCTCGCGGAGGCGGCGCGGGCTCTGCTGCGGGACGGGGAGCTGCCGAGACCGATCCGCCTCGTCGGAGTCACGGCAGCGGGGATCCAGCAGGTGGAGCAGGGTGGAGGACGACAGCTCTCGATTTTCGACGCGCCGCGCAAGCACGAGCTCAACGAGGCGCTGGACAAGATCGCCGATCGCCATGGGAAGGACGCGGTCCGCCGAGGCGCCGGTGGTGTCGTCCGGGCGTCACTGACCTCGCAGATCAAACGAGGCGATTGA
- a CDS encoding acyl-CoA dehydrogenase family protein, with amino-acid sequence MDFDPTDDERAFQRDLRAWLDRNLPDAWRTEHPREPWTAETREIARQWQARLASERYVALGWPAASGGREASLGTRILLQTELLRARAPRLLGHVGLDLVGPALIAHGSDAQKRRHLDRMRTGEEFWCQGFSEPGAGSDLASLATRAERRDDNYIVNGQKVWTSVADVADWCFLLARTDPSASKHAGISVLLVDMRSPGIEVRPLRQLTGDAEFNEVFFDDVSVPVSNRLGAEGAGWSVAMGILSHERGPMWTFLFQGHLRHEFDRLVALVRARGESEAPLLRQALAAAHIDLQIMRLLGCRGLTTDQRGGNPGPASSLEKLFGSQVSQRLRALSVKTLGPEALLASDDPRSPWEGRWLRSYLYSRAETLLGGTSEIQRSVIARQLLGLPG; translated from the coding sequence ATGGACTTTGACCCGACTGACGACGAGCGCGCCTTCCAACGCGACCTGCGCGCCTGGCTCGACCGGAACCTGCCCGACGCATGGAGGACCGAGCACCCACGCGAGCCGTGGACGGCGGAGACCCGTGAAATCGCCCGGCAATGGCAAGCGCGACTCGCATCGGAGCGCTACGTCGCGCTCGGATGGCCGGCAGCGAGCGGTGGCCGGGAGGCATCACTGGGCACGCGCATTCTCCTCCAGACCGAACTTCTGCGGGCCCGAGCCCCTCGCCTCCTCGGCCACGTCGGGCTCGACCTCGTGGGCCCCGCACTGATCGCTCATGGCTCGGACGCACAGAAGCGTCGCCATCTCGACCGGATGCGCACCGGCGAGGAGTTCTGGTGCCAGGGCTTCTCGGAGCCGGGCGCCGGCTCCGACCTGGCGAGCCTCGCGACACGCGCCGAGCGCCGGGACGACAACTACATCGTGAACGGACAAAAGGTGTGGACGAGCGTGGCCGACGTCGCAGACTGGTGCTTTCTTCTCGCACGAACCGATCCGAGCGCTTCCAAACACGCAGGCATCTCCGTTCTCCTCGTGGACATGCGCAGCCCCGGCATCGAAGTCCGACCGCTTCGCCAACTCACCGGCGACGCCGAGTTCAACGAAGTGTTCTTCGACGACGTGTCCGTCCCCGTTTCGAATCGGCTCGGAGCGGAGGGAGCCGGCTGGTCGGTCGCAATGGGAATCCTCAGCCACGAGCGTGGCCCGATGTGGACCTTCCTCTTCCAAGGGCACCTCCGCCACGAGTTCGACCGACTCGTCGCTTTGGTCCGAGCCCGCGGCGAGTCCGAGGCACCGCTTCTCCGCCAGGCGCTCGCCGCCGCGCACATCGATCTCCAAATCATGCGACTCCTCGGATGCCGCGGGCTCACGACCGACCAGCGCGGGGGCAACCCGGGCCCCGCCTCGTCGCTCGAGAAGCTATTCGGAAGCCAGGTCTCCCAGCGCCTCCGAGCCCTCAGCGTGAAGACACTCGGGCCCGAGGCTCTACTCGCGAGCGACGACCCAAGGTCCCCATGGGAGGGTCGGTGGCTCCGCTCCTATCTCTACTCGCGGGCCGAAACACTGCTCGGCGGTACGTCCGAGATCCAGCGCTCCGTGATCGCACGGCAGCTTCTGGGCCTGCCGGGCTAG
- a CDS encoding hybrid sensor histidine kinase/response regulator, which translates to MKSVDERYGALLRRCLDEGDEPTIMAEARSIGGELDDQGVPHSAMEEIHAGALRRLAEASPDVPLGVAAPRIAELMLEIGRAYEAARRRRMSDLSRDDDVPSSFADDDFLVLLTHELRTPLSPILTWAELLRAETMDAAQTASAISAIERNARSLQAMIDDLSVAARAASGRLPYTPDRVAIGPLVADIAESFRAESEGKGVKIVYRCEDSLVVSGETRRLRQILRNLVGNGVKFTSHGGRVEVEASRSGKMVRLVVTDTGGGLGAADLSRIFDRVWPVSSAITRRHRGLGLGLAVVRRLVQVHGGSVVAQSGGNGRGASFAVELPAAEPPEAGVEEASREEAACGDLSGVRVLVVDDEPDATQAASALLAHWGADVRTVGSAEEALGALVSFKPRVLVSDLAMPRHDGYALMLAIRENEARSRVPRLPAIALTAHSREEERRKAIASGFDAVVSKPIESDELLETLGVLASED; encoded by the coding sequence ATGAAGTCGGTCGATGAGCGATACGGCGCGCTGTTGCGCCGGTGTCTGGACGAGGGCGACGAGCCGACGATCATGGCCGAGGCGCGGTCGATCGGCGGAGAGCTCGACGACCAGGGCGTGCCACACTCCGCGATGGAGGAGATCCACGCGGGTGCGCTCCGTCGGCTGGCGGAGGCGTCGCCGGATGTTCCGCTGGGTGTCGCCGCTCCTCGCATCGCAGAGCTGATGCTCGAGATCGGACGCGCGTACGAGGCGGCGCGCCGTCGCCGGATGAGCGATCTGTCGCGCGACGACGATGTCCCGAGCAGCTTCGCCGACGATGACTTCCTCGTTTTGCTGACGCACGAGCTGCGCACGCCGCTCTCGCCGATCCTCACCTGGGCCGAGTTGCTTCGGGCTGAGACCATGGACGCCGCACAAACGGCATCGGCGATCAGTGCGATCGAACGGAACGCACGCTCGCTGCAGGCCATGATTGACGATCTTTCCGTTGCGGCGCGGGCCGCATCGGGTCGTCTTCCGTACACCCCGGATCGGGTCGCTATCGGTCCCCTCGTGGCCGACATCGCGGAGTCGTTCCGCGCGGAAAGCGAGGGCAAGGGCGTCAAGATCGTGTATCGCTGCGAAGACTCCCTCGTCGTCTCGGGAGAGACGCGGCGGTTGCGCCAGATTCTACGGAACCTCGTAGGCAACGGCGTGAAGTTCACGTCACACGGCGGGAGGGTGGAAGTCGAAGCGAGTCGGTCGGGCAAAATGGTCCGTCTCGTCGTGACGGACACGGGCGGGGGACTCGGAGCGGCGGATTTGAGCCGCATTTTCGACCGCGTCTGGCCGGTCTCGAGCGCGATCACTCGACGCCATCGCGGGCTCGGTCTCGGGTTGGCGGTCGTGCGTCGGCTCGTACAAGTTCATGGCGGTTCCGTGGTTGCCCAGAGCGGCGGCAATGGCCGCGGGGCTTCGTTCGCGGTCGAGTTGCCGGCCGCGGAGCCCCCAGAGGCGGGCGTCGAAGAGGCGTCCCGGGAGGAGGCCGCGTGCGGAGATCTATCCGGTGTTCGCGTTCTGGTGGTCGACGACGAACCGGACGCGACGCAGGCTGCGAGTGCGCTGCTCGCCCACTGGGGGGCGGACGTTCGCACGGTCGGCAGTGCGGAAGAAGCTCTCGGCGCGCTCGTGAGTTTCAAACCGCGCGTCCTCGTCTCCGACCTCGCGATGCCGCGGCATGATGGGTACGCGCTGATGCTCGCCATCCGAGAGAACGAGGCACGCTCCCGAGTGCCACGACTGCCTGCGATTGCGCTGACCGCGCACAGTCGCGAAGAAGAACGGCGCAAGGCGATCGCGTCGGGCTTCGACGCCGTCGTTTCGAAACCGATTGAATCAGACGAACTCCTCGAGACGCTCGGCGTCCTCGCGTCCGAAGACTAG